A window of Flavobacterium psychrophilum genomic DNA:
ACAAAACATAAGTATTGGCTATCAGCAGAAAAAAGAAAATACTGTCATTGCCAATACTATCCATGTGGCATTCGCCGAAAGCAACCTTGTTGCCCTTATCGGTGCAAATGGTATAGGAAAATCTACATTGTTACGAACACTTACAGGGATACAAAAGCCATTAGCCGGAGAGGTATTGCTCAACAATAAAAACATAACAGCCTATAGTCCGAAAGAACTGGCGCAAAACCTTGCCGTAGTACTTACCGAAAGCCTTCCACCAAGTAACCTTACCGTTTTTGAGCTTGTAGCGCTCGGCAGGCAGCCCTACACCAACTGGCTTGGATCTCTAAGCCCCGAAGACCTCAATAAAGTTAATGAGGCAATTGCACTCACACAGATTGAGCACCTTCGCCATAAAAAGCATTTCGAGATAAGCGACGGCCAATTGCAAAAAGTACTTATTGCCCGTGCACTGGCACAAGATACTCCGTTAATTGTGTTAGACGAACCTACTACACATTTAGACCTGCTTCACAAAGTAAACCTTATCAGGCTGCTACAACAGCTTGCTGCAGAAACAGGAAAATGCATACTCTACTCTACCCATGACCTTGACCTTGCCCTGCAGCTAAGCGACCAGATCGTTGTAATGACGCCCGGAAATGTAGTACAGGACACCCCTAAAAACCTTATTGCCAACAAAACTTTCGATCGCCTTTTTAACGATAAAAGCATTCGGTTTGATGCTGAAAAGGGCGGATTTACCGTAAATAACAGCCAGCTTTAACAAAAGCTAAACAGAAATATATTTTGTATTGATTAAATTTACGTATCA
This region includes:
- a CDS encoding ABC transporter ATP-binding protein — its product is MEKGNIILSAQNISIGYQQKKENTVIANTIHVAFAESNLVALIGANGIGKSTLLRTLTGIQKPLAGEVLLNNKNITAYSPKELAQNLAVVLTESLPPSNLTVFELVALGRQPYTNWLGSLSPEDLNKVNEAIALTQIEHLRHKKHFEISDGQLQKVLIARALAQDTPLIVLDEPTTHLDLLHKVNLIRLLQQLAAETGKCILYSTHDLDLALQLSDQIVVMTPGNVVQDTPKNLIANKTFDRLFNDKSIRFDAEKGGFTVNNSQL